The DNA window ACCATTAAAAAAGGCTAAAAATGTCAATTTGAAACCAAAATAATCATATCATACATATAATAATCATTAGCCTTATTAATTTTTACATGAGATTTATAGAGAGAAGGGTCACCTCTGCCACTAGTCCTCCTTGGCCATCTAATATCCTCAGAGCTGATTTACCAGCTGAGCCTTCTAATCTATAATCAATTACttgattgttattattgttgttgttatcatcatcatcatcatcatcatcatcatcatcattatatTTGAAAGTAACCTTGCATGAAAAGCCTCCTCCAAAATTAAGTACCCTGCAATTTTTTCTGACTTGAAATAATGGCTTCTCTGTAGTAATTTTGTTACCACTTTTATAGCCTTCCCACTTTCGAAACACCCACATTTTCtgcaaattataataaagattaacaaaataattattatcagtataaataataaacacacaatatatattatacatagaATATTAATTAGatcaaattattagaatagatgaataataaataataattacttactTTTCTTAGAATTGTAAAGAGAACTTTTCCGTTGAGATCCATGAGAAAGACTTCATTGCTGTTCTTGTGGTCATAGTTATCAATTCTATAAACAACTTGACCATTTTGATTGTATGCAGTGCACCCATTTCCTTGCATCACAAGAGATTTCATCCACACTGTCAGTGTTTCTCtctttgaagaagaagaagaagaaatagtaaGAG is part of the Cannabis sativa cultivar Pink pepper isolate KNU-18-1 chromosome 5, ASM2916894v1, whole genome shotgun sequence genome and encodes:
- the LOC115716830 gene encoding protein LURP-one-related 4, whose amino-acid sequence is MAIKVHPLIASSSNLIIDNPLTISSSSSSKRETLTVWMKSLVMQGNGCTAYNQNGQVVYRIDNYDHKNSNEVFLMDLNGKVLFTILRKKMWVFRKWEGYKSGNKITTEKPLFQVRKNCRVLNFGGGFSCKVTFKYNDDDDDDDDDDDNNNNNNNQVIDYRLEGSAGKSALRILDGQGGLVAEAKRKQSSTGVILGDDVLNLVIEASVDHSLVMALVTVYGLMKRKM